The following proteins come from a genomic window of Anguilla rostrata isolate EN2019 chromosome 17, ASM1855537v3, whole genome shotgun sequence:
- the LOC135243438 gene encoding transcription factor Sox-9-B-like: MNLLDPFLKMTDEQDKCLSDAPSPSMSEDSAESPCPSGSGSDTENTRPSENGLMGTDGALGDFKKDEEDKFPVCIRDAVSQVLKGYDWTLVPMPVRVNGSSKNKPHVKRPMNAFMVWAQAARRKLADQYPHLHNAELSKTLGKLWRLLNEGEKRPFVEEAERLRVQHKKDHPDYKYQPRRRKSVKSGQSEPEENEQTHISPNAIFKALQQADSPASSMGEVHSPGEHSGQSQGPPTPPTTPKTEVPSGKVDLKREGRPLQEGTGRPLNIDFRDVDIGELSSDVISNIEAFDVNEFDQYLPPHGHPGAPVPGQAHAQGGQVGYAGGYGSGGAGVTQAAGAGGHGWMPKQPQPQQQTLTALGGDQGPGQQRPTHIKTEQLSPSHYSEQQSSPQPISYGSFSLQHYSTSAYPSITRGGGGAGQYDYSEHQGGASSYYGHTGSQGSSIYSTFAYMGPGQRSMYSPIADTTGVSSVPQTTHSPQHWEQQPVYTQLSRP, translated from the exons ATGAATCTACTCGACCCGTTTCTGAAAATGACAGACGAGCAAGATAAGTGTCTCTCTGACGCCCCGAGCCCGAGCATGTCAGAGGATTCTGCAGAGTCTCCTTGCCCGTCCGGGTCTGGGTCCGACACCGAGAACACAAGGCCGTCCGAAAACGGTCTGATGGGAACCGACGGTGCGCTCGGCGACTTCAAGAAGGACGAAGAGGACAAATTCCCCGTCTGCATACGGGATGCGGTCTCCCAAGTGTTGAAGGGCTACGACTGGACCCTGGTGCCCATGCCAGTCAGAGTGAACGGATCAAGCAAGAACAAGCCTCACGTCAAGAGACCCATGAATGCCTTCATGGTGTGGGCGCAAGCTGCCCGCAGGAAGTTGGCAGATCAGTATCCACATCTTCACAACGCGGAGCTCAGCAAAACTCTAGGGAAACTCTGGAG ATTGCTCAACGAAGGAGAAAAACGTCCCTTCGTGGAGGAGGCCGAGCGTCTACGGGTTCAACACAAGAAAGACCACCCTGACTACAAGTACCAACCCCGGCGCAGAAAATCCGTGAAAAGCGGGCAGAGCGAACCGGAGGAAAACGAGCAGACCCACATCTCTCCGAACGCCATTTTCAAGGCTCTGCAACAGGCCGACTCTCCCGCCTCCAGTATGGGCGAGGTGCACTCACCCGGAGAACATTCAG GTCAGTCCCAGGGtccacccacccctcccactaCCCCCAAAACCGAGGTGCCCTCAGGCAAAGTGGACCTGAAGCGCGAAGGGCGCCCCCTTCAGGAGGGCACGGGCCGGCCGCTCAACATCGACTTCCGAGACGTGGACATCGGCGAGCTGAGCAGCGACGTCATCTCCAACATCGAGGCCTTCGACGTCAACGAGTTCGACCAGTACCTGCCGCCCCACGGCCACCCGGGGGCCCCCGTCCCCGGCCAGGCCCACGCGCAGGGCGGGCAGGTGGGCTACGCGGGCGGCTACGGCAGCGGCGGCGCGGGGGTGACCCAGGCGGCGGGCGCAGGCGGGCACGGCTGGATGCCCAAGCAGCCGCAGCCCCAGCAGCAGACCCTGACGGCGCTGGGGGGGGACCAGGGCCCGGGGCAGCAGAGGCCCACGCACATCAAGACGGAGCAGCTGAGCCCGAGCCATTACAGCGAGCAGCAGAGCTCCccgcagccaatcagctacGGCTCCTTCAGCCTGCAGCACTACAGCACCTCCGCCTACCCCAGCATcacgcgcggcggcggcggcgccggcCAGTACGACTACTCCGAACACCAGGGCGGCGCCAGCTCCTACTACGGCCACACGGGTAGCCAGGGGTCCAGCATCTACTCCACCTTCGCCTACATGGGCCCCGGCCAGAGGTCCATGTACAGCCCCATCGCCGACACCACGGGGGTGTCCTCCGTCCCCCAAACCACCCACAGCCCGCAGCACTGGGAGCAGCAGCCCGTGTACACCCAGCTGTCCCGGCCCTGA